From the Bacillus rossius redtenbacheri isolate Brsri chromosome 12, Brsri_v3, whole genome shotgun sequence genome, the window AGGTCGCAGTGAAGAAGGAGCCAGTGGTAAAAGAGGAAGTTGCCATGCCTGTCCTGCGTGATCAGTTTCCCGAGGAGACACAGGCCAGCAGTTTTGTTAAAACTAAAGCCAGTTCCTTCGGTAAGTCGTCAAAACAAGTATTTGCATACTTTTAGGGCGGTGTTCCAAGACATTCAGGTAAGGTAGCagataagcactgccttgttgggatacaaccataACCTAACTCATGGGCCATTTTCCAGAACATGTCTAAACCGAATCCCAGTGAGGAAACAAATCGCAACCTTTTTAATAAATGGTTCACTGCACGAGGTTAGAATCTGGTTTCAACACATTCTAGCAGACATACTTTAGCAGATGTACTTTAGCCACGGGAAGGTTTGCTTGTGTCCTAATGGTAATATGGTTATACTTCTATTTTAAACAATTCAGCTACTTTATTCAGATAACATTCTGTATTAATATATTAAGAGtccttttgtaaataaattttcatcaCCTCCGTTCAAGGCATAGAGCTGGTATCATACTGTACaatgtagtttttaaattttgactttTATACCTTGTGGCATGATGATTGTCCTGATTAATATCTCATTTtagcttataatgtttgcttagttttctAATGTGTCTGAATTGATGGggtatgattttaaaatgttacttatcttttaaaatgtttcattttaattaatgCAAGAAGTATAAACGAGGCATGTATTGGATTGTGTATTATTTATGTGAGGCCTGAAGCAGATTCATAATTTGGTTGTTAATTGGCCGTAATGTTTAATCAGtatctacagtagaacctcgtacAGGGTTCCTGTAGACAGTCAAAATCTGGGAAACAGTGATCACTCAGGGAATTGAAATGATGtcttcaaaacctggaaaactCAAGGAATCAACACTTACATTAGTTACAAAGCAGTATTTGCATTAACTAAATGTAAGGGATACACACAATATATTAATTTGAAGCAAAATACATCTGTAGTCTTCCACCTGTTCACAACCAATAATGTACATGTACCTTTTTAAAATTTGatcaacaaatatatatatattatttttctatgCAGAGTGGCTTTAAGTAACTTTATATTTACGAGCAGCTTGGCAGTTGTTGGTTTGAATTGCATGTTTTGCCCTATAATCTTAAAGTTAGCATTGTAACTTTGTCTCAGTCCTTCTGACATTTTAAATTGTGAACTCCCATGCCTCCCTACAGTATccattttataaaagaaaatttcaCTTTCCTACAGTACAAAACAAAGTACAAGCGCCCAAACAAAAATCACTGCTATCATTTCTAATACTGACCCAAGCACTGACTAATAGCTCTGTTACTTCACATTTTGGCCGCATCGCTGGCACCGGTCGTGGCCTTGAAACAGTTGTCTCACCGCACCATGCCTTTACAAAACATTCTTCCAGCAGCAAAAATGTAGGTTTGTGATTATACTGCAGCCCTTACTTTCAGTTTCAgcagttttgataaaaaaatcatttcattatattcaggtaaatgcGGTAGTAAAGCAAATGTTTATAAATTACGGACAAATGACAAACTACCATTATTTTGGAAGAATAAAATTTGTAAGATTTTCCCCCAACCTACAATGAATCAAAACTATgacatcagtattattttagGTGAAACTTCACGGTTTCTTTACATCCATctgaaatatttgtattaaatcaTCCTTTACTGCACGTTGTTGCAAGTCGGAGTCGGTTAGAAAACGTTTTTGAACAATTTCATGGGAGCTTCCATGTCTAGGGGGCACGGATCGGGCGGGGACTGCTCTCAAGGCGTGATGTTGCTCATGTAGGgacgtgactcgtttccccctaCACCTTTACAAGACTACCAGAACCTGGCCCACTCCAAGCGTCATGCACGCTATGCTGGATGCTCACATGGGCTCTCACAGCATCTCACACACTGCAAAGTACTAACATACACACATAAGTTAGATAAATAATAACAACACGAGGTTTGTGAAATGGTTATTTACTATACGGTGCTCTGTGCACATCTGCCCTACACTAGTTCTCAACACAAAAAGTTAAACTGTGAAATGCCTTACGGCTTATGGATGGTCTGGATCACCTCTTGGCCGAACAAAAGGTTCATGTTGAGATCAAATCCCGCCAAGCGGATATAAACGTAACTAAACAGCCGTGCCCCCAAGGTAGGCCCGAGGATAGTAGCAAACAATTTGGATTAAAACATGTAAAAGAATTACTGCAGTcagtgaaaacaaaatattaagttccCGTAGTGCTTAAAGTATCCTGTCTCAGATGGCGATGCGAAACGACTGTGCAGAAACATGGCCGCCGAGGTAGCTCATCAGTGCAATGGCAGCAAACTGAAAGTACCATTGAGCGAACCCAAGTCGTATCGCTTATGTGCGTCAGTTGAACACACaacaattcacttaaaatttaagcTTAAAATTTAAGCTGGCCTTTGGCAGTCTTCGTCCATTGCTGTTTAatgttacttaaatattaaaaggTCTGATTGTTTATAATAACTGAAAAGTTAAGAACACTATTGACATAAAAGAAAAAAGTTTGCAATAGTAAGTATTATTTATCATAAAAGAAAAAGCTAAcagtataaattattatttaccacTGGTTTGACTGCACCCTCTTGCAGTCGTTTGCGGCACGCACACACGCATGTCGCCGGCAGGGGTTCAAATGCCAGGAGGataggggggaggaggggtggtgaCATCAGGCTCTGTAGACCACAGCACCGGGTGACGTCAACATAATTGTTTATCATTGAACAAAAACAACTTTGATTACATAACATCCATTCTTTTGTATTTGACTAATTACATAGCACTACAACTCCTATGTAGTTTCTGTAACTgtgaaaacatttaatttgagtttttttattaacgaggtttcactgtagtgGACTTTTTTTCCAGGTACGTGTGTGGGAACCTTCTCTGGTTTGGACTTCCTTAGAGAACATGAGACTCTTGGCAGCGCTAGTGACATGTACAACATGTCGTTGGACTCGAAAAACATTTTCATGCATTTCCTGGAGCATTCGGAAGAGGACAGTCCTTGCTACGTGTACAGCGATGTAAGTCAAGAATTCGAACAGGGAAGTGACTTCGTGACGAGCGATTCTTTCAAGCAGGAAAGTGATTACGTAATTAGTGAGTCTTTCAAAGAGGAGAGTGACTTTGTGACGATTGAGTCTGTGAAACAGGAGAGCAAGGATGACGGCGGATGCGTCAGCAAAGACGACGATGATGAGTTGTTTTCTTGTGCTTTCTGCTCTGCCAACTTTCACCATAGGCGCACAATTGCTGCACATCTTAAGACTCACGAAACTCATagttgagaaaaaaatttgctgtgaAAATTTTTTATGCCAATTTCTATTGgaagaatttgtttttttttttaattaaaggacATTCTCTGGTTCGTGAAGCTAAGTTTCCATTTAAAAATAGATTATCATGTACATATTTTAAACTGGCAGTGTGAAACCATTATTGTGTGATATTTATTACGCCATTTTACTCATGAGAGTATCCTGAATGTACATAGACATATATTTAATAAAGGGGAACATGCCTGTGTCAGTGTTTAGAATTAGTGGTAAAAAGAAAAATGAAGTAAGGCAGAGACCCAAAacatgaacataaaaaaaattgatttttagtttGTATTAAATTGGCCGAAAATGCTTTGTGATTGGCTAGATACCACGAGGCAAAACTCACTTGGCGGAACAATGCTTTCTCCTCCAGTTTGAAGACTGTATCGAGAACAGTGTCTAATTAAATCTTTCTTAAGCGGGCATGTAATGTTTTCCTATTTCATTACCGTGAAGCATAATTCCTTGCAAAATTACTCCTTGTGCtgaaaaatgcataaaaaaattttgcGACATGAATCAAGCCTGTGGATTTTTTAACAAGGTACCAAGAAAtgttgtatttattataaattttataaaataaaaataaattaataaacatgaattacTGAAATTATacctcactgttgaaatactcactaaagaaaaactgtgcatgttactgttttatcaacaaaaaaattccATTTGGAGCAAGCCACACCTCTGAACAAAATGAGTTCGTAACAGGTAGTACCATCTATGCagaaaatgcagggactgtctcaacagcgctctctaagctgctggttgaacaaggaatgAAAGTGCACCGGTAGcatatataaaattcaaggcattcacagcttgACTGTAtatgatacctatatctattttctgaaacaagctcaTGTGCATGCTCTccgtcttattctttcgttcatctatctctctctattcttttttttttggggggggggggggacaaatcatcacacaaagaggagaacgaaaacacGTCCAGCAACATTTATAGCATACTGCCCTCTTTACAACCTTTTagccaagtacctattctttgTCCTTTTCAGTCAGAAACATTTCGCAACAATGTTCCgtgaaaatgttgcattaaattttgcctttgaaattttactctcattgtGCCCAAAGAAGTTTATAACAATATTACTTTTAGATAATGTTTTATAGCAGTATCAACATGATGTATTATGTAAAATCTAATGAATGTATTTTCACGCAATGTGTAACCGTGCTGACTCTAAAATTTTGTGGTGGGTAGAAATAATAATTGTAGATATGAGCTTGCTGTGTGTGTAGGATTTCTGGtttatcaaaatatttgttaCTCTCAAAACAACCAATTAAACTGACTATGCATATTAGTGAAATTGCTGCGTACGGCAACTGGCAATAGGACATGGGCAAGCCATGGTGCCAATCTGATAGCGAGTGAGGTGTTGTCGAACCGTGTCAGGCCAGACCCAGTGCCGTGTCCATTATCATACTTGGGCAGTCCTTATTTCATATCGGTGTCATTATAGTGTATATGTATTCTGCAATATGAGACCACTTTCAGCAACAAACTACCTACCATGCCTACGACTTAACTGTATTTTGATTCTCTCGTGACTTAGGCTTGCTCAACTACTTCAAGTGACTTTACAGAACAACAGCTACGTAAATGAAACAAGTAAATAATTTGTCAATATTTACATCCAGGCTCTGCCTGTtggcacacttttttttttttttttttacaagaactAAATTCAtagctttaaataatttttcacgaTGGCTTTTGTAGATGTGGACTTTTAAAGCGATGCAGACGTGGCAAATGTTTTGAGCCATAGTGCTTGTCTACTTATTGAGGCCGGTATAAAGTGGAGTCACAATGCCGCCATGGTCAAGTGAGAAATTTGAGctggaatttaaaatcaaatttttccttCATCAGTGtgtgaacttaaatattttaattaaattttgattgctTCCAAACATGTTGGTAGAATTTAATGCTATTGTGAAAACAATCTGTGCATATTCCCCATTGATAATCAATTTTTTACTGTGAAGTGAATTGAAATTTTGTGCATGTTGTCAAGTTTCTTTTAAGTATAGATTTTCAGAGTGTTTGTATGTTAAACGTAGTAAGTCGTTCAGAAGAAAACGTGCATAGGAGGTACATTTGTTGTCTCTTGAGTAGCGTGGTTAGTAAATCTTGCAAACCACAGATTGAGATTATGTATTTTGAAAATGGTTTTGTGTAAGTGTAAGCTTCTTCATAATTAAAGTATCAAATTACtgtattatgttatatatatatatatatatatatatatatacatacatatatatatatataatttatataaaactacTTAAAGAGGCCTGCTTACTTGGTGCCAGATTGTGTTTGAAGTTTTCTCATATTTTACAGGAACCTACAGTACGTACATTCTGTTTTGGTTTTTGATTCAGAAACAAAAAGTAAGAAAGTATTTTAATGGCTCATAATAGTTATGTATGAATATAATAACTAGCATTTTTTTTCCCTATATATTTACATTCTGATATTGTGTTCTTAACAGTACAAGTAAGGCTGTGTTATGTCTTTTATATAAATCTTGATGTTTGTTTgatacaaatgtttattttaaggATTAATTTATAAAACTATCTTACAGTGATGTACTTACAAAGTAAGTACCAtaaatctgtaaaaataaataaaggtagTTCATTAGTTAGCATTGTTTTTAAAGGCATCTTCATTGCAAAAGAGTGCTGGAACAAATGTTTGGCAGAGgagaaaaacatttaatatattacattaaaagAGTGGAAGTGTTTCATTATTTATCAAATATAGTGTTGGTGAATGTGCATGAAaggaaaataaatgatatttttggatttgatctttttttttttttcggtatgaaTATGCTGTGGCACTAAATCTGCACAAGCTGTTGCAATGCCTGGAGCACTTGAATTACATTAGATTTAGATTTACTAATGGAATGCTTGATAAAAAGATAATTTTGatgtaataaaaaatgtaattaatatcaCGTCCATTATATTTGATATAGATTATCAGAAAACCTCATTCTCTGGAGATGGCTATGTAGTATAAGAAACGTCACTGCAAGGTTTCAAGTCATTGggaaatatacttaaataatggGAAATTTTGATATTAACATGCCCACAACcctccttgggagctgattttcataaaattattagttaGCAGATGTCTACATAGCAAAAagaattaatttgtaaaatttcaagCCTTTATATCTTATATAGTTTCTGAGAATTCGTGATGAGTTAGTCACTGAGTAGTACTTCACTTCATACAAACCTACCACCCCTTTAGGAATGAAATTTCAAataaatcctttcttagtgctcacctacatTATAAAAGGAACTCCTGTGCAAAATGTAATGCTTCAAGACCGACCGATTTAAGCTGTGCATTGTCGGATAGTCAGTTTTATTGAGTAGATTCTGGTGTCACTTTCATTAGAATGggtgatttattttaaaatgcttatgGCATTTAGAAAACATCTGAGTTCAGAAGATATAAATGTAAAGAATGCAGCtatagagagaggtagagagggaGGCAGGGGGATAAAAGAGGAAGTGCTCTCCCTTCCCTTTCTGCATTTCGCTGTATCACAGTTGGTCATCTGCCATGCCTGTTCAGGATGCAGTACATAATGGCTGTCAAAACTGGTACAAGTGATGCAGTTTAGAGTAGTGTGTATTATTCAATTTAACTGTCCATGCAGCTCAGAGAGCGTAAAAGTGAAGGGTGTGGCTACTGATTTGTGCCTCTGGCTTTCTAACTGTTTAAGGGACGACGTATAACATTACTGCATGGAGGCGTGTGGTACGCCCTGAGAGCTCACTGCGTTTATCCTTAAAGCGTGTTCTACTCTGAGAGTCGGCCAGGTCTTGACAATTGAGGTGCGACATTTAGAGGGTCCGGATCTCGCTCCAACATGGGCAATTTCACGTCCCAAGAGGAGTCTCAGCAGGGTCTGTGTGCCCTTTCATTCAGTAGTACTCGTATCAAAGCAAATCAAGCCCTCTAGCCCAGACctcaatttactttaaaaaaaatcatagatatAAACTAAAGaatgtttgttgttttttttttttcatacatataaccttgtaggttttttaaaataaaaaccttaactaaagatttatgaaatgaattgtattttttaatagcTATAATGAGGTAATTGAGGTGAATTTCACAGCATTTCGGTGTTACATGGTATTGGCTTCCATTTTGGTGTTTGGCTGTGTATTGATTTTATTTTGCTGATATTTCtgttttatcgctattcaccacACAATCTTGCCTCTCTAAGCATTGAGCTAGGTCCGGTTCGTATGCTATgctgtcactttcacatgccagatacctaccaCAGACTTCACACTTCCGTACAGACAATTAGTTACGCTGCGTAAACTTCCTAATTATCAGCAAGTTTcaagttcaagaaataaaattttattgtaagttGTGCAAGTTTGTTATGATGTTATGAatgtacatgaaaaaaaaatttagtacttttttttttttttttttttttttttttttttttttttttaagattctatgatttatttatttgtgggGAAAAGAGtatatttcatttgagatcatgccCACATTCTTAATTTTCTCAATTATTAGctcttgttctattaaaaaatactgatcagcaaaaagtttcacttatcaagcgtggccttcatgcacaaattttttgtcattaatgcAAACTAGACCCATGCTGTACTGTGCATTGTATTAAATATTCAATAGTTATTTTTACTGTCTTGACACCCTTCAATGaatgtgttagggggggggggtctctgAATATACACGAAGGCCGTCCAGCCGTGCTGCGATTTAGTCTGGCCTCGTGAAGGCACCAGTTCCGGTTGCCACATGGCCGAAAGAAGGGGTGAGCTTCCCCGTGGGGAAGGTGGTTCCAGGACGTTTTAGTAGCTCGCCTCGCAGGTATAAAAGGCCAGGAAGACATCTTCATTGCCAGTCATCGCATGAGGTCATCCAGCATGACAGCACGCCACAAAGCCCTGGGGAGTCGCTGGTTCAAATGTCTGCTACGAGAGACAAGCTGTCGGATTCTGCTTTGTGAACGTGCCTTGCTGATCGTACCGACCACATGCTCCAGCTGTCAGCTATTCGCTGCGAGTGGAACTCTTTCGCAGAGGTTCTTCACCACGAGAGACCAACGAGTTGGAGGCACTTCGCAGCGCCACTCACGGCGAACACTCTTCAGGTGTGTGTGATGGAGCGAGTGTCAGAAATGTCCCGGGTTTGCCCAGCTGCAAGTGGTGGTCACGTGTGTCCCAAGTCTGAGGGGGCAGAGCTGGAATGCAGACAACGATGAGTTCTCGGACGATGGACAGACAAGTACAAGGAGACAAGGAGCAACGTTATTCAGGTGAGTAAACTGCCATTATAAGACCACGCGTACTCGCTGGGGTTTCATGGTCAGCGAGTGCGAGGAGCTAGTTTGTGCTCAAGTGTAGCagagattaaaaataaatatccctTGAAGCTTAAAACTGAACTGACCTGAGTAATGAGCCAGTAATTTGATTTAAAGAAAATGTGTTAATGAAAATATTGTGAGTAGCACATTAAGATTATAGTTGCTTCATTTGTCACAAGTAGAAGAAACACAGTCTTAGAGTTTGCTTAGAAACTGGTAGAGGCTGGTCATTCTTAAAACTTAAATTGATATTAGAGGGCTAGAGAAGCCACGTCATATTTTGTATTAAAGCATGTCTTagttaaatattattgttttaaactgattaattgttttgtttagcatatgattgttatttttgtattgtttcaTTACATAGAGCCTAAAGCCCTTAGAAGCAGTCACTGAGGCAGATAAGAATAATAATGAGCTcgtaagattttttatttagtgtCGCTGGTACTAAACCCTCTGATTTCTTCAGTTGTTATCATTGTGGCAACACACTGtgaaaaatgtacagtagaacctcacttATACGAGTACGGTACATTACGAGAGGCTCTGTGCCACGATTGTTCTTAAATTCACCGTCAGTTTGGCTGTAGACACTATAGTACAGAGGAAGGCAGTGTGTTATTTTGGTACAACACCTGCAGTTTTAACTGAGAAGCCTCATCACCTACGGCTACTACCGTAGGCCATATGTCCGTATGTTAGGGTCAATAGTGTAATGTTCAGTGTTTTGAATGcacatgttcaaaatttaatatatattttttcatttattctgaTAAGCATTCTTCCCCATCACATTCCAAAGTGTTACCCGTCTCATCAGTCACGCCCGTGCCGGTGTAGGAGGCTGCCAAAACTGGCACAAGTGATAAGTTTATTAAAGGCAGAGCATGTACTTTTCCAACTAAGCCATTCCCATTTGGTTTAAATGTCTGGGATTCGGAGTGAAGACAATGCACAGGGCAGTTCAGGTGGAGTTGTCAATACAATTTAAATAGTTGCAAATACCAAATATTtagtacaaactttttttttttttttttcatgaatacaTTGGCAATTTTTGTTCTATGCATATTTTTGTTCTACAAGCACCATTTTAGGGATACAAAGAGAAATTCATACATTATTGGACGATGTGAGAATTTCACTTTGGacttaatttattatatgtatatacatagtaTATTTTTGGCTTCAAGTGCTCCAGTGCTTTATAGTTACGATGAAATCATCTGCCATTGTAAGTTGTCATAGTTGTAGCATTGTAAGCTTCCACTGCATATAAATTCTGTTGGAATAAAAATCATCTGGTAATAAACATGGTGTTACTTCTATAGCTTAACTGATACATAAGTAGTTCATGAATGAAACAAGATTTACCGGCTGCTTACTATATATGTTTGTgcatatgtgtatttttttaacattataactTTACAAGCCG encodes:
- the LOC134537816 gene encoding uncharacterized protein LOC134537816, with product MACSAKPARVVLKRAAKARAQEAIAVDASEAVVSAWEQAKRIKANREDNEEQKKEKKDLQAENVPLYAKTAAYGLMIPCGINFLNIEEDTKWDPDLSQDESDTDPLSIGEVAVKKEPVVKEEVAMPVLRDQFPEETQASSFVKTKASSFGTCVGTFSGLDFLREHETLGSASDMYNMSLDSKNIFMHFLEHSEEDSPCYVYSDVSQEFEQGSDFVTSDSFKQESDYVISESFKEESDFVTIESVKQESKDDGGCVSKDDDDELFSCAFCSANFHHRRTIAAHLKTHETHS